Proteins encoded within one genomic window of Neodiprion fabricii isolate iyNeoFabr1 chromosome 6, iyNeoFabr1.1, whole genome shotgun sequence:
- the LOC124184397 gene encoding teneurin-m isoform X4 produces MYQPGCLLDNVAPRGPPDVPPRNPTMSRLNGRLPGSHATSDHERDPDLEPSCLVRTPSGNFYNIPKIPKNEYNNKNQSTGNSPIKVELQNNMDRVTLPYGHGPSMIPMRRQSFRCQLRKGIDWCSWKLIAIVVIMLSLCLTAALTYVAASNMVNWNQGTKACTVLVGENTESKPASTEPNKTSSSRPRQQSSSGGARTFPARSFPPDGTTFAQVALGQRLSKEIPPYSYWNMQFYQSEAAYVRFDYNIPRGASIGVYARRNALPTHTQYDLLEVLSGFKARTSRASHVSVIQPSIKKEATHYMEPGHWFLSLYNDDGDPQEVAFIAIVAEDMTHNCPNGCSGKGECLLGHCQCNPGFGGEDCSDSVCPVLCSQRGEYINGECQCNPGWKGKECSLRHDECEVPDCNGHGHCTNGKCNCVRGYKGKFCEEVDCPHPTCSGHGFCAEGTCICKKGWKGADCSQMDKEALQCLPDCTGHGNFDLETQTCLCEPMWSGDDCSKELCDLDCGPHGHCVDNACDCVPGWSGELCNMKQCDPRCNEHGQCKNGTCLCVTGWNGRHCTMEGCPSSCSGHGQCRVNGEAQWECRCYDGWDGTDCSVLLEQNCSDSRDNDKDGLVDCEDPECCANHHCRDSQLCVSAPKPIDILLRKQPPAITASFFERMKFLIDEGSLQNYARQETFNESVFWNHFNTSRSAVVRGHVVTALGTGLMGVRVSTSTPLEGFTLTRDDGWFDLLVNGGGAVTLQFGRSPFKAQSHIVFVPWNEVIIIDKIVMTTTDEKHISHIPHACAAHDYDLMKPVVLATWKHGFQGACPDRSAILAESQVIQESLQIPGTGLNLVYHSSRAAGYLSTIQLQLTPETIPPSLNLIHLRITIEGILFEKTFEADPVIKFTYAWNRLNVYRQRVYGVTTAMVKVGYEYIDCKDVIWDVQTTKLSGHDMSISEVGGWNLDIHHRYNFHEGILQKGDGANIYLKHKPRVILTSMGDGHQRPLDCFDCDGQASKQRLLAPVALATAPDGSIFVGDFNLVRKILVDGTVKTVVRLNATRVSYRYHVALSPLDGVLYISDPESHQIIRVRDTNDYSDPEHNWETVVGSGERCLPGDEAHCGDGALARDAKLAYPKGVAVSADNVLYFADGTNIRMVDRDGIITTVIGNHMHKSHWKPIPCEGTLNVEEVHLRWPTELAINPLDNSLHMIDDHMVLQLAPDGRVKVVAGRPLHCASPSTTFDTELATHATLVMPQSIAFAPSGDLYIAESDSQRINRVRVIGTDGKISPYAGAESKCNCLERGCDCFEADHYLASSSKFNTISAVAVSPDGIVHIGDQANYRIRSVMASIPDASGAREYEIYSPDTQEIYVFNRFGQHIATKNILTGETNYLFSYNVNTSNGKLSTVTDAAGNKVFLLRDYSSQVNSIENTKGQKCRLRMSRMKMLHELSTPDNYNVTFDYHGPTGLLKTKLDSTGRSYVYNYDEFGRLTSAVTPTGKVISLAFDLSVKGATVKVGQNNRKPVSMLIKGSSVVTKVGEAEQRTIVLGDGGVGQVTPWLHTVSTDTVPYSILAEIEPLLGESYPVPAKQRTEIAGDLANRFEWRYFLRRVQGNKNRGNTKAVAQVGRKLRINGENLLSLEYDRESNTVAVFMDDRVELLNVTYDRTARPVKWGPRNGIFAGVDLEYDRFSRLTSWTWGEISETYGFDRAGRLYEIKYSDGTAMIYAFKDMFSSLPLKVTTPRGSDYLLQYDEAGALQSLTTPRGHIHAFSLQTSLGFYKYQYYSPMNRHPYEILYNDDGQILAKVYPHQSGKVAYVYDHTGKLETTLAGLSSIHYTYQEATSLVRSIDVNEPNFEMRLEYKYHAGIVKDEKIKFGSKSGMDNAHYRFQYDGNARISGLEVDINGKELPQLRIKYNQNLGLLEGVSDLRIHRNTFNRSVMQDTSKQFFTITDYDDHGRIKTVLMNIRALDVFRMELEYDNRNRIKSRKFSIGRESMMDKITYNADGHVLEVADTDNNWQYSYDENGNIIGVTEQNEKITLGYDSGDRVVQYGDVEFNSYDGRGFVVRRGEHKYRYNSRGQLIHAFEHDKFQIWYFYDDRGRLVAWNDDRGNITQYFYANPRTPDLITHVHFPKSSKTFRFLYDARDFLITVETSEQRFYVASDQNGSPLALFDTNGNLIKEMGRTPFGKIIKDTNPDFYLPIDFHGGLLDPNTRLVYLNKRLYDPAVGQWMTPAWEQMANELTTPTDIFIYRFRNNDPINSKQNVEYMTDLASWLMLYGYDISAMLGSEYTKGMVYQPSATITSPQLTPEFGVMSGLQCIVNRVHQKFSDLGFVPKPLLKLEPKTRNLLPRVAHRRAVFGEGVLVSRVGGRALVSVVDGVNSVVQDVVTSVFNSSFFLPLHFSVHDQDVFYFVKDNALKIRDDMEELRRLGGMFNVSTHETTEHGAGTWKELRLHNPDAAVVIKYGADPEQERHRILKHAHKRAVERAWEIEKQLVANGFQGRGDWTEEEKEELINHGDVDGYEGVDIHSVHRYPQLADDPGNVAFTRDTKRKRRRSGNRRNRIHRHDS; encoded by the exons GTGCAAGAACGTTTCCAGCTCGATCCTTTCCACCTGACGGCACCACCTTTGCTCAAGTTGCGCTCGGACAACGTCTGAGTAAAGAAATACCACCGTACAGTTACTGGAACATGCAGTTTTACCAATCGGAGGCGGCCTACGTCCGTTTCGACTACAACATACCCCGAGGAGCGAGCATCGGAGTTTACGCGAGGCGAAACGCTCTTCCGACTCACACGCAATACGATCTGTTGGAAGTCCTGAGTGGTTTCAAGGCTCGCACATCTCGGGCGTCACATGTTAGTGTCATT CAACCGTCGATCAAGAAAGAAGCTACGCACTACATGGAACCGGGTCACTGGTTTTTGTCGCTCTACAACGACGACGGTGACCCGCAAGAAGTCGCCTTCATAGCCATCGTTGCCGAAGACATGACGCACAACTGTCCGAACGGATGCAGCGGAAAGGGTGAATGTCTGCTCGGGCATTGCCAGTGCAACCCTGGCTTCGGTGGCGAGGATTGCAGCGACAGCGTTTGTCCGGTACTGTGCAGTCAACGGGGAGAGTACATCAACGGAGAGTGTCAATGCAACCCCGGATGGAAGGGCAAGGAGTGTTCTCTGCGGCATGACGAATGCGAAGTTCCGGATTGCAACGGCCACGGTCACTGTACCAACGGAAAGTGCAACTGCGTTCGTGGTTATAAAGGAAAGTTCTGCGAGGAGGTCGACTGCCCACATCCAACGTGTTCGGGTCACGGATTCTGCGCCGAAGGAACTTGCATTTGTAAGAAGGGATGGAAGGGCGCCGACTGCAGTCAAATGGACAAGGAGGCCCTCCAATGTCTGCCGGATTGCACTGGTCACGGGAACTTTGATCTGGAGACGCAAACATGTTTGTGCGAACCAATGTGGTCCGGCGACGATTGTTCGAAAG AACTTTGCGACCTGGACTGCGGACCTCACGGTCATTGCGTGGACAACGCGTGCGACTGCGTGCCCGGCTGGTCTGGCGAGCTTTGCAACATGAAACAATGTGATCCTCGTTGCAACGAACACGGCCAATGCAAGAATGGTACTTGCCTATGTGTAACCGGATGGAATGGAAGGCATTGCACAATGGAAGGGTGTCCAAGCTCGTGTTCCGGACATGGACAGTGCAGGGTGAACGGTGAGGCTCAGTGGGAATGCCGATGCTACGACGGTTGGGATGGAACGGACTGCAGCGTTCTGTTGGAACAGAACTGTAGCGACAGCCGCGATAATGACAAAG ATGGCCTTGTGGATTGTGAAGACCCGGAATGTTGCGCCAACCATCATTGCCGCGATAGCCAGCTGTGCGTCTCTGCACCAAAACCGATCGACATCCTCCTTCGAAAGCAGCCTCCAGCGATAACTGCCTCGTTCTTTGAGAGGATGAAATTCCTGATCGACGAGGGCAGTCTGCAAAACTACGCGCGTCAGGAGACCTTCAACGAAAG TGTGTTCTGGAATCACTTCAACACAAG CCGTTCTGCTGTGGTTCGCGGTCACGTCGTTACTGCCCTTGGTACCGGCCTCATGGGTGTCAGGGTGAGCACCAGCACTCCACTCGAAGGCTTCACCCTGACACGAGACGATGGATGGTTCGATTTGCTCGTCAACGGCGGTGGAGCTGTTACTCTACAGTTTGGAAGGTCACCTTTCAAAGCGCAAAGCCATATCGTGTTCGTTCCGTGGAACGAG GTGATTATCATTGATAAAATTGTGATGACTACAACCGATGAAAAGCATATTTCGCACATTCCTCACGCCTGCGCCGCACATGATTATGACCTGATGAAGCCGGTCGTTCTTGCAACGTGGAAACATGGTTTCCAAGGTGCCTGTCCAGACCGTAGTGCGATTCTTGCCGAGTCCCAGGTCATTCAAGAAAGTCTCCAAATACCCGGTACCGGTTTGAATCTTGTCTACCACAGTTCAAGGGCTGCCGGATATCTGTCAACAATCCAGCTGCAGCTTACCCCTGAAACAATTCCACCATCCCTCAATCTAATTCACTTGAGAATCACCATTGAGGgtattttgtttgaaaaaacattCGAGGCTGATCCGGTGATAAAATTCACATACGCTTGGAACCGTTTGAACGTCTATCGCCAGCGAGTTTACGGAGTCACAACGGCCATGGTCAAAGTCGGATACGAATATATAGACTGCAAGGACGTGATCTGGGATGTGCAGACAACTAAACTGAGTGGTCACGACATGTCAATATCGGAAGTCGGAGGATGGAACTTGGACATTCATCACAGATACAACTTCCACGAAGGAATACTACAGAAAGGCGACGGCGCGAACATTTATCTGAAGCACAAACCTAGGGTTATTTTAACCTCGATGGGCGACGGGCATCAACGACCATTGGACTGCTTTGACTGCGACGGACAAGCATCGAAACAACGATTGCTAGCTCCAGTCGCTCTTGCGACAGCTCCGGATGGCTCGATTTTCGTCGGTGACTTCAATCTTGTCAGAAAAATTCTTGTCGACGGCACTGTCAAGACCGTAGTCCGACTTAA CGCAACGAGGGTCTCGTACCGTTACCACGTAGCCCTGAGTCCATTGGACGGAGTTCTCTATATTTCCGATCCAGAATCTCACCAGATAATTCGCGTCCGTGACACAAATGACTATTCAGACCCAGAGCACAACTGGGAAACGGTCGTTGGCTCTGGAGAACGCTGTCTTCCCGGAGACGAGGCACACTGTGGAGATGGAGCACTGGCTAGAGACGCAAAGCTGGCCTATCCAAAAGGCGTAGCAGTGTCAGCTGACAACGTTCTGTACTTTGCCGATGGTACGAACATACGAATGGTGGACAGGGACGGCATCATAACAACGGTCATTGGAAATCACATGCACAAATCCCACTGGAAGCCAATACCTTGTGAAGGAACGCTGAATGTCGAAGAGGTGCACCTTAGGTGGCCCACTGAACTGGCGATAAATCCTCTTGACAATTCTCTACACATGATCGACGATCACATGGTTCTCCAGCTCGCACCCGACGGTCGCGTGAAGGTCGTGGCCGGCCGTCCACTTCATTGTGCATCGCCGTCCACCACCTTCGATACGGAATTGGCCACCCATGCGACGCTGGTGATGCCGCAGAGTATAGCGTTTGCTCCTTCCGGCGACTTGTACATCGCCGAAAGTGACTCTCAGCGGATAAATCGGGTTCGAGTTATCGGAACTGACGGCAAGATTTCACCCTACGCCGGGGCAGAATCGAAGTGCAACTGCCTCGAACGCGGCTGCGACTGTTTCGAAGCTGATCACTACCTGGCATCCAGTTCAAAGTTCAACACTATCTCTGCTGTTGCCGTTTCTCCCGATGGTATCGTGCACATCGGCGATCAAGCAAATTATAGAATTCGATCTGTCATGGCAAGCATACCGGATGCCAGTGGAGCCAGGGAGTACGAAATATACTCACCTGACACGCAAGAGATCTATGTATTCAACAGATTCGGTCAGCACATTGCCACCAAGAATATTCTTACCGGAGAAACGAACTATCTGTTTTCCTACAACGTGAATACGAGCAACGGAAAATTGAGCACCGTCACGGATGCTGCCGGAAACAAAGTGTTCCTCCTGCGCGATTATTCAAGTCAGGTTAATTCGATCGAGAACACTAAGGGCCAAAAATGTAGGCTGAGAATGTCAAGAATGAAGATGCTCCACGAGCTCAGCACTCCTGATAATTACAACGTCACTTTCGACTATCACGGACCGACCGGCTTGCTGAAAACTAAGCTTGACAGTACCGGGAGAAGCTACGTCTATAATTACGACGAATTTGGAAGATTAACGAGTGCCGTAACGCCAACTGGAAAAGTTATCAGTCTGGCATTTGACTTGAGTGTCAAGGGTGCGACTGTCAAGGTTGGCCAGAATAATAGAAAGCCTGTTTCCATGCTCATCAAGGGCTCGTCGGTAGTTACGAAAGTTGGAGAGGCTGAACAGCGGACCATTGTTCTCGGAGACGGTGGCGTGGGTCAAGTAACCCCTTGGTTACATACAGTGAGCACCGACACCGTTCCCTACTCAATATTGGCCGAAATTGAACCATTGCTCGGCGAAAGCTATCCAGTGCCAGCTAAACAAAGAACAGAGATAGCCGGTGACTTGGCGAACAGATTCGAGTGGAGATACTTCTTGAGAAGAGTGCAGGGCAACAAAAACCGTGGAAACACGAAAGCGGTGGCTCAAGTTGGGCGAAAGCTTCGAATAAACGGAGAGAATCTCCTCTCTCTGGAATACGACAGAGAGTCGAACACCGTTGCTGTCTTCATGGACGATCGTGTAGAGCTCCTTAACGTCACCTACGACAGAACGGCGAGGCCCGTGAAATGGGGGCCGAGAAATGGAATTTTCGCCGGTGTAGATTTGGAGTACGACAGGTTCAGCAGATTGACCAGTTGGACGTGGGGTGAAATCAGCGAAACTTACGGCTTTGACAGAGCCGGAAGATTgtacgaaataaaatacagtGACGGTACCGCGATGATCTACGCTTTCAAAGACATGTTCAGCAGCCTGCCCCTCAAAGTCACAACTCCACGAGGCAGCGATTATCTTCTCCAATATGACGAGGCCGGAGCTCTTCAGTCGCTAACCACACCCAGAGGACACATCCATGCCTTCTCTCTCCAGACTTCGCTCGGCTTCTACAAGTACCAGTACTATTCACCGATGAACAGACATCCGTACGAGATTCTCTACAACGACGATGGCCAAATATTGGCGAAAGTTTATCCTCATCAGAGTGGGAAGGTTGCCTACGTTTACGATCACACGGGCAAACTGGAAACCACGTTGGCAG GATTGTCTTCTATCCATTACACCTACCAAGAAGCCACGAGCCTCGTGCGAAGCATCGATGTAAACGAACCGAACTTCGAAATGCGTCTAGAGTACAAGTATCACGCGGGAATagtgaaggatgaaaaaattaaattcggCAGCAAAAGCGGAATGGACAACGCACACTACCGCTTCCAGTATGATGGTAACGCCCGAATTTCGGGTCTCGAGGTGGACATAAATGGAAAGGAGTTGCCGCAGCTGCGAATAAAATACAATCAAAATCTTGGTCTACTGGAGGGAGTGAGTGACCTCAGAATTCACAGGAACACGTTCAACAGATCAGTGATGCAGGACACGAGCAAACAGTTCTTCACGATAACCGACTACGACGATCATGGCCGGATAAAGACAGTGCTGATGAACATAAGAGCGTTGGATGTCTTCAGAATGGAACTGGAATACGACAATCGGAATCGTATAAAGTCGAGAAAGTTCAGCATCGGTAGAGAGTCGATGATGGACAAGATAACGTACAACGCCGACGGGCACGTTCTGGAAGTCGCTGACACGGACAACAACTGGCAGTACAGCTACGACGAGAATGGAAACATTATTGGAGTTACCGAGCAAAACGAGAAGATCACGCTTGGATACGACAGCGGGGATCGTGTTGTTCAGTACGGAGACGTCGAGTTCAACTCCTACGACGGTCGAGGTTTCGTTGTGAGACGGGGGGAGCACAAGTACAGGTACAACTCGAGAGGACAGCTGATCCACGCATTCGAACACGACAAATTCCAGATATGGTACTTCTACGACGACCGCGGAAGGCTGGTGGCGTGGAACGACGACAGAGGAAACATCACCCAGTACTTCTACGCTAATCCAAGAACACCAGACCTCATAACTCACGTGCATTTCCCGAAGTCATCCAAGACTTTTAGATTCTTATACGACGCTCGAGACTTTTTGATAACGGTTGAAACCTCGGAACAAAGGTTCTACGTAGCTTCCGACCAGAACGGCTCGCCACTGGCGCTATTCGACACGAACGGGAACCTCATCAAAGAAATGGGACGAACTCCATTCGGCAAAATTATCAAGGACACTAACCCCGATTTCTATCTTCCGATCGACTTCCACGGTGGTTTGTTGGACCCCAACACGCGACTGGTGTATCTGAACAAACGTCTCTACGATCCAGCGGTGGGTCAGTGGATGACCCCGGCCTGGGAGCAAATGGCTAATGAACTGACGACTCCGACCGACATATTCATCTACAGATTCCGTAACAACGATCCGATAAACAGCAAACAGAACGTGGAATACATGACTGACTTGGCGAGCTGGCTGATGCTGTACGGCTACGACATCTCCGCTATGCTCGGTTCGGAGTACACCAAGGGTATGGTCTACCAGCCCAGTGCCACCATCACTTCTCCCCAGCTCACGCCAGAGTTCGGGGTCATGTCGGGACTGCAGTGCATCGTCAATAGGGTTCACCAGAAATTCTCTGACCTCGGTTTCGTGCCAAAGCCACTTCTGAAGCTCGAACCAAAGACGAGAAACCTTCTCCCGAGAGTGGCGCACAGAAGAGCTGTCTTCGGCGAAGGTGTTCTGGTGTCCAGGGTCGGAGGTCGAGCCCTGGTCAGCGTTGTGGACGGCGTAAACAGCGTCGTTCAGGACGTGGTGACCTCGGTATTTAACAGTTCGTTCTTCCTCCCGTTGCACTTCAGTGTCCACGATCAGGACGTGTTCTACTTCGTTAAGGACAACGCGTTGAAGATAAGGGACGACATGGAGGAGCTCCGTCGTCTCGGTGGAATGTTCAACGTTTCTACCCACGAAACAACCGAGCACGGGGCCGGGACGTGGAAGGAGCTCAGGCTCCACAATCCGGACGCTGCAGTCGTCATTAAATACGGTGCAGACCCCGAGCAGGAGAGACACAGGATATTGAAGCACGCCCATAAAAGGGCGGTAGAGAGAGCTTGGGAAATAGAGAAACAGTTGGTCGCCAATGGTTTTCAGGGACGGGGCGACTGGACCGAAGAAGAGAAGGAAGAGCTGATAAACCACGGTGATGTTGACGGGTACGAGGGCGTGGATATTCACAGTGTACATAGGTATCCGCAGCTCGCCGACGATCCGGGGAACGTCGCGTTCACCAGAGACACTAAGCGTAAGAGGAGACGGAGTGGCAATAGACGGAACAGAATTCACAGGCACGATTCgtga